One window of Dehalococcoidia bacterium genomic DNA carries:
- a CDS encoding response regulator transcription factor translates to MRILVVDDDRRLCNIVKRGLQEDGYAVDLAYDGQEGEDLAGINPYDLIILDVMMPKKDGVAVCQSLRDDKINTPILILTAKDAVEDRVKGLDAGADDYLVKPFAFSELLARIRALLRRGGTSRSPEIQVGNLVLNTLSREARIGPKAIELTSKEYVILEYFMRHPNMVITRTMIEEHAWDYDFDSISNLVDVYIRRLRRKIDDENEESLIQTMRGAGYRLKAP, encoded by the coding sequence ATGAGAATCCTGGTCGTGGATGACGACAGACGCCTGTGCAATATCGTCAAGCGAGGCCTGCAAGAAGACGGATACGCCGTCGATCTGGCCTATGATGGGCAGGAAGGTGAAGACCTTGCGGGAATCAATCCATACGATCTGATAATCCTGGACGTTATGATGCCCAAAAAAGACGGCGTTGCGGTCTGCCAAAGCCTGAGGGATGATAAGATAAATACTCCGATCCTCATTTTGACCGCCAAAGACGCCGTTGAAGACCGCGTTAAAGGACTGGATGCCGGCGCCGATGACTATCTGGTGAAGCCCTTTGCTTTCAGCGAACTCCTGGCCAGAATCCGAGCGCTGCTGAGACGTGGCGGAACCTCCCGGTCTCCGGAGATTCAGGTGGGCAACCTTGTTCTGAATACCCTCTCACGGGAGGCCCGGATCGGACCGAAGGCCATCGAACTCACCAGCAAAGAGTATGTGATCCTGGAATACTTCATGCGCCATCCCAATATGGTGATCACCCGGACCATGATCGAAGAACACGCCTGGGACTACGATTTCGACAGCATATCCAACCTGGTGGATGTCTATATCCGCCGGCTGCGCCGCAAGATCGATGACGAAAACGAGGAGAGTTTGATTCAAACCATGCGGGGAGCAGGCTATCGGCTGAAAGCGCCATGA
- a CDS encoding ATP-binding protein, protein MSFIHSVKFRFTIWYLAVLALLLIALSIGIYFLLSHSLTQNLDNSLELRSNELRNTRGFWMNIRQGSFHEDVGEVVIVYFYSENVLVTVSGRNIDVPVDSALVENALSGQSSFSTINMTGGQKLRLYVTPFAPEGLPPAPPGSTPVLSRVDSAALVIGRSTADIDDALERLVRILLLAVPLTLAVAGAGGVFLARRALKPVDQIAQTALQIEEKDLSQRIPVDTKDELGRLATVLNQMIERLEKAFKRQRQFAADASHELRTPLAVIQAESTLALEKDRPAEEYRSSLELVVQESEHMSHIISQLLTLARADSGKEQMTFETIDLGKLIGDVVQDAEVLSREKGLRFELGRMDNAMVTGDKARLKELLLNLLDNAIRYTPTGGTVSLSLVRQDRMAVMAIKDTGIGIPPEHLPHIFGRFYRVDKARSRTDGGSGLGLAICQHIVESHGGRIEVESQIGKGSTFSVFLPLSEERC, encoded by the coding sequence ATGAGCTTCATTCACAGCGTCAAATTCCGCTTCACCATCTGGTACCTCGCGGTGCTGGCACTGTTGCTGATCGCGCTCAGCATAGGCATATATTTCCTGCTTTCTCATAGCCTGACTCAAAATCTGGACAACTCTCTGGAGCTACGGAGTAATGAACTCCGCAATACTCGAGGGTTCTGGATGAATATCCGGCAGGGAAGTTTCCATGAAGACGTGGGTGAGGTAGTCATTGTCTATTTCTATTCAGAAAATGTCCTGGTTACCGTCTCTGGCCGGAACATTGACGTTCCGGTGGATAGCGCGCTGGTGGAGAACGCTCTGTCCGGCCAGAGCTCATTTTCTACAATAAACATGACAGGCGGCCAGAAGCTGCGGCTTTACGTTACCCCTTTCGCCCCGGAAGGCCTTCCCCCAGCCCCACCCGGATCAACACCCGTTCTTTCCAGAGTTGACTCCGCAGCACTCGTAATCGGACGTTCCACGGCAGATATCGATGATGCCCTAGAACGGCTGGTTCGAATTCTATTATTAGCGGTTCCTCTGACCCTGGCAGTGGCCGGAGCCGGTGGCGTTTTTCTGGCCAGGAGAGCCCTGAAGCCGGTGGACCAAATCGCCCAGACGGCGCTGCAAATCGAGGAAAAGGACTTGAGCCAGCGAATCCCGGTGGATACCAAGGACGAACTGGGGAGGCTGGCAACAGTGCTCAACCAGATGATTGAACGTCTGGAGAAAGCCTTCAAACGCCAGAGGCAGTTTGCCGCTGACGCCTCTCACGAACTGCGAACGCCCCTGGCAGTGATCCAGGCAGAATCGACCCTGGCGCTGGAGAAGGATCGACCTGCCGAGGAGTATCGGAGCTCTCTGGAGCTTGTGGTGCAGGAATCAGAGCACATGTCTCATATCATCAGCCAACTGCTCACCCTGGCCCGTGCAGATTCCGGAAAGGAACAAATGACCTTCGAAACCATCGACCTCGGCAAGCTGATCGGGGACGTGGTTCAAGATGCTGAAGTGCTCTCGCGGGAGAAGGGACTTCGCTTTGAGCTGGGCCGGATGGACAACGCGATGGTAACAGGAGACAAAGCCAGGCTCAAGGAACTTCTGCTGAATCTTCTGGACAACGCCATCCGATACACGCCGACCGGTGGAACTGTATCTCTCTCGCTGGTACGCCAGGATCGAATGGCAGTGATGGCCATCAAAGACACAGGCATCGGCATTCCGCCGGAGCATTTGCCGCACATCTTTGGACGCTTCTACCGGGTGGATAAGGCGCGCTCCCGCACCGACGGAGGAAGCGGGCTGGGATTGGCCATCTGCCAACACATCGTCGAATCCCACGGCGGCAGGATCGAAGTAGAAAGCCAAATTGGAAAAGGCAGCACCTTCTCGGTATTCCTGCCACTTTCGGAAGAGCGCTGCTGA